A window of the Tursiops truncatus isolate mTurTru1 chromosome 14, mTurTru1.mat.Y, whole genome shotgun sequence genome harbors these coding sequences:
- the HTRA2 gene encoding serine protease HTRA2, mitochondrial, protein MAALRAGRGAVWSLRGWRALGGGRWGKGPLLTPDLRALLTLGTPDPRARVTYGTPSFGARLSVGAPEPRTCLTSGTSDPRARLIQGTPDPRIREDSGTPGTRPRVWLAVALGAGGAVLLLLWGGGRGPPAVLASVLGSPPPSPRSQYNFIADVVEKTAPAVVYIEILGRHPFSGREVPISNGSGFVVAADGLIVTNAHVVADRRRVRVRLPSGDTYEAVVTAVDPVADIATLRIQTKEPLPTLPLGRSADVRQGEFVVAMGSPFALQNTITSGIVSSAQRPAKDLGLPQTNVEYIQTDAAIDFGNSGGPLVNLDGEVIGVNTMKVTAGISFAIPADRLREFLHRGEKKNSWFGSSGSQRRYIGVMMLTLTPSILAELQLREPSFPDVQHGVLIHKVILDSPAHRAGLRPGDVILAIGERLVQNAEDIYEAVRTQSQLAVRIRRGPETLTLYVTPEVTE, encoded by the exons ATGGCTGCACTGAGGGCGGGGCGGGGTGCAGTCTGGAGCCTCCGAGGATGGCGCGCTTTGGGAGGGGGTCGCTGGGGAAAGGGACCCCTGTTGACCCCTGACCTCCGGGCCTTGCTGACGTTAGGAACTCCTGACCCTCGGGCCCGAGTGACTTATGGGACCCCCAGTTTCGGGGCCCGGTTGTCTGTGGGAGCCCCTGAACCACGAACATGTCTGACGTCGGGGACTTCGGATCCCCGAGCACGGCTGATCCAGGGGACCCCAGATCCCCGGATCCGGGAAGACTCAGGGACCCCTGGAACCCGTCCGCGCGTGTGGCTGGCGGTGGCGCTGGGCGCTGGGGGGGCAGTGCTCTTGTTGTTGTGGGGCGGGGGTCGGGGTCCCCCGGCCGTCCTCGCCTCGGTCCTTGGCTCGCCGCCTCCCTCTCCCCGGAGCCAGTACAACTTCATCGCGGACGTGGTGGAGAAGACGGCCCCTGCCGTGGTTTATATCGAGATCTTGGGCCG GCACCCTTTTTCGGGCCGCGAAGTCCCTATCTCGAATGGCTCAGGATTCGTGGTGGCTGCCGACGGGCTCATCGTTACCAACGCTCATGTGGTGGCTGATCGGCGCCGAGTCCGTGTCAGGCTGCCTAGCGGCGATACGTATGAGGCCGTCGTCACAGCTGTGGATCCCGTGGCAGATATCGCCACGCTGAGGATTCAGACCAAG GAGCCTCTCCCAACGCTGCCCCTGGGACGTTCAGCCGATGTCCGGCAAGGGGAGTTTGTCGTTGCCATGGGAAGTCCCTTTGCACTGCAGAACACGATCACATCCGGCATTGTCAGCTCTGCTCAGCGTCCAGCCAAAGACCTGGGCCTTCCCCAAACCAATGTGGAATACATCCAGACTGATGCAGCTATTGAT TTTGGAAACTCTGGCGGTCCCCTGGTTAACCTG GATGGGGAGGTGATTGGGGTGAATACCATGAAGGTCACAGCTGGAATCTCCTTTGCCATCCCTGCTGATCGCCTTCGAGAGTTTCTACATCGTGGAGAAAAGAAGA ATTCCTGGTTTGGAAGCAGTGGGTCCCAGCGCCGCTACATTGGAGTGATGATGCTAACCCTGACTCCCAG CATCCTTGCTGAACTACAGCTTCGAGAACCAAGCTTTCCTGATGTTCAGCATGGTGTGCTCATCCATAAAGTCATCCTGGACTCCCCTGCACACCG GGCTGGTCTACGGCCTGGTGATGTGATCTTGGCCATTGGGGAGCGGCTGGTACAAAATGCTGAAGATATTTATGAAGCCGTTCGAACCCAATCCCAGCTGGCAGTGCGGATCCGGCGGGGACCGGAAACATTGACCTTATATGTGACCCCTGAAGTCACAGAATGA
- the AUP1 gene encoding lipid droplet-regulating VLDL assembly factor AUP1 isoform X3: MEPPPSPGPERLFDSHRLPGDGFLLLALLLYAPVGFCLLVLRVFLGIHVFLVSCALPDSVLRRFVVRTMCAVLGLVARQEDSGLRDHRVRVLISNHVTPFDHNIVNLLTSCSTPLLNSPPSFVCWSRGFMEMDGRGELVESLKRFCASTRLPPTPLLLFPEEEATNGREGLLRFSSWPFSIQDVVQPLTLRVQRPLVSVTVSDASWVSELLWSLFVPFTVYQVRWLRPVHRQLGEGSEEFSLRVQQLVAKELGQTGTQLTPADKAEHMKRQRHPRLRPQSAQSFPPSPGPSPDVQLATLAQRVKEVLPHVPLGVIQRDLARTGCVDLTITNLLEGAVTFMPEDISERTQALPTASTPKTLAQCLSCKVGIRCVFNDDDFASPLTL, encoded by the exons ATGGAGCCTCCCCCGTCGCCGGGGCCGGAGCGGCTCTTTGATTCGCACCG GCTCCCGGGTGACGGCTTCCTGCTTCTCGCGCTGCTGCTCTACGCTCCAGTCGGGTTCTGCCTTCTCGTCCTGCGCGTCTTTCTTGGGATCCACGTCTTCCTGGTCAGCTGCGCGCTACCAGACAGCGTCCTTCGCAG GTTCGTGGTGCGGACCATGTGTGCAGTGCTGGGGCTCGTGGCCCGGCAGGAGGACTCCGGACTCCGAGATCACCGCGTCAGGGTCCTCATTTCCAACCACGTGACACCTTTCGACCACAACATAGTGAACTTGCTCACCAGCTGTAGCACC CCTCTACTCAATAGTCCCCCCAGCTTTGTGTGCTGGTCTCGGGGCTTCATGGAGATGGATGGGCGGGGGGAGTTGGTGGAGTCACTCAAGAGATTCTGTGCTTCAACGaggcttccccccacccctctgctGCTATTCCCCGAGGAAGAGGCCACCAATGGCCGGGAGGGGCTCCTGCGCTTCAG TTCCTGGCCATTTTCTATCCAGGATGTGGTACAGCCTCTTACCCTGCGAGTCCAGAGACCCCTAGTTTCTGTG ACGGTGTCAGATGCCTCCTGGGTCTCAGAACTGCTGTGGTCACTTTTCGTCCCTTTCACGGTGTATCAAGTAAG gTGGCTTCGTCCTGTTCATCgacagctgggggaggggagtgaggagtTCTCCCTCCGTGTACAACAG CTGGTGGCCAAAGAGTTGGGCCAGACAGGGACACAACTCACTCCAGCAGACAAAGCAGAGCACATGAAGCGACAGAGACACCCCAGATTGCGTCCCCAGTCAG CCcagtctttccctccctcccctggaccTTCTCCTGATGTGCAGTTGGCAACTCTGGCTCAGAGAGTGAAGGAGGTTTTACCCCATGTGCCACTGGGTGTCATCCAGAGAGACCTGG CCAGGACTGGCTGTGTAGACTTGACTATCACTAATCTGCTTGAGGGAGCTGTAACTTTCATGCCTGAAGACATCTCTGAGAGGACCCAGGCCCTTCCCACAGCCTCCACGCCCAAG ACCCTAGCACAGTGCCTCTCTTGCAAAGTAGGCATTCGATGCGTGTTTAATGATGATGACTTCGCAAGCCCTCTGACATTGTGA
- the AUP1 gene encoding lipid droplet-regulating VLDL assembly factor AUP1 isoform X5 gives MEPPPSPGPERLFDSHRLPGDGFLLLALLLYAPVGFCLLVLRVFLGIHVFLVSCALPDSVLRRFVVRTMCAVLGLVARQEDSGLRDHRVRVLISNHVTPFDHNIVNLLTSCSTPLLNSPPSFVCWSRGFMEMDGRGELVESLKRFCASTRLPPTPLLLFPEEEATNGREGLLRFSSWPFSIQDVVQPLTLRVQRPLVSVTVSDASWVSELLWSLFVPFTVYQVRWLRPVHRQLGEGSEEFSLRVQQLVAKELGQTGTQLTPADKAEHMKRQRHPRLRPQSAQSFPPSPGPSPDVQLATLAQRVKEVLPHVPLGVIQRDLARTGCVDLTITNLLEGAVTFMPEDISERTQALPTASTPKAFDACLMMMTSQAL, from the exons ATGGAGCCTCCCCCGTCGCCGGGGCCGGAGCGGCTCTTTGATTCGCACCG GCTCCCGGGTGACGGCTTCCTGCTTCTCGCGCTGCTGCTCTACGCTCCAGTCGGGTTCTGCCTTCTCGTCCTGCGCGTCTTTCTTGGGATCCACGTCTTCCTGGTCAGCTGCGCGCTACCAGACAGCGTCCTTCGCAG GTTCGTGGTGCGGACCATGTGTGCAGTGCTGGGGCTCGTGGCCCGGCAGGAGGACTCCGGACTCCGAGATCACCGCGTCAGGGTCCTCATTTCCAACCACGTGACACCTTTCGACCACAACATAGTGAACTTGCTCACCAGCTGTAGCACC CCTCTACTCAATAGTCCCCCCAGCTTTGTGTGCTGGTCTCGGGGCTTCATGGAGATGGATGGGCGGGGGGAGTTGGTGGAGTCACTCAAGAGATTCTGTGCTTCAACGaggcttccccccacccctctgctGCTATTCCCCGAGGAAGAGGCCACCAATGGCCGGGAGGGGCTCCTGCGCTTCAG TTCCTGGCCATTTTCTATCCAGGATGTGGTACAGCCTCTTACCCTGCGAGTCCAGAGACCCCTAGTTTCTGTG ACGGTGTCAGATGCCTCCTGGGTCTCAGAACTGCTGTGGTCACTTTTCGTCCCTTTCACGGTGTATCAAGTAAG gTGGCTTCGTCCTGTTCATCgacagctgggggaggggagtgaggagtTCTCCCTCCGTGTACAACAG CTGGTGGCCAAAGAGTTGGGCCAGACAGGGACACAACTCACTCCAGCAGACAAAGCAGAGCACATGAAGCGACAGAGACACCCCAGATTGCGTCCCCAGTCAG CCcagtctttccctccctcccctggaccTTCTCCTGATGTGCAGTTGGCAACTCTGGCTCAGAGAGTGAAGGAGGTTTTACCCCATGTGCCACTGGGTGTCATCCAGAGAGACCTGG CCAGGACTGGCTGTGTAGACTTGACTATCACTAATCTGCTTGAGGGAGCTGTAACTTTCATGCCTGAAGACATCTCTGAGAGGACCCAGGCCCTTCCCACAGCCTCCACGCCCAAG GCATTCGATGCGTGTTTAATGATGATGACTTCGCAAGCCCTCTGA
- the AUP1 gene encoding lipid droplet-regulating VLDL assembly factor AUP1 isoform X1 — MEPPPSPGPERLFDSHRLPGDGFLLLALLLYAPVGFCLLVLRVFLGIHVFLVSCALPDSVLRRFVVRTMCAVLGLVARQEDSGLRDHRVRVLISNHVTPFDHNIVNLLTSCSTPLLNSPPSFVCWSRGFMEMDGRGELVESLKRFCASTRLPPTPLLLFPEEEATNGREGLLRFSSWPFSIQDVVQPLTLRVQRPLVSVTVSDASWVSELLWSLFVPFTVYQVRWLRPVHRQLGEGSEEFSLRVQQLVAKELGQTGTQLTPADKAEHMKRQRHPRLRPQSAQSFPPSPGPSPDVQLATLAQRVKEVLPHVPLGVIQRDLARTGCVDLTITNLLEGAVTFMPEDISERTQALPTASTPKFPSSGPATPQPTALTFAKSSWARQENLQERKQALYEYARRRFTERQAQEAD; from the exons ATGGAGCCTCCCCCGTCGCCGGGGCCGGAGCGGCTCTTTGATTCGCACCG GCTCCCGGGTGACGGCTTCCTGCTTCTCGCGCTGCTGCTCTACGCTCCAGTCGGGTTCTGCCTTCTCGTCCTGCGCGTCTTTCTTGGGATCCACGTCTTCCTGGTCAGCTGCGCGCTACCAGACAGCGTCCTTCGCAG GTTCGTGGTGCGGACCATGTGTGCAGTGCTGGGGCTCGTGGCCCGGCAGGAGGACTCCGGACTCCGAGATCACCGCGTCAGGGTCCTCATTTCCAACCACGTGACACCTTTCGACCACAACATAGTGAACTTGCTCACCAGCTGTAGCACC CCTCTACTCAATAGTCCCCCCAGCTTTGTGTGCTGGTCTCGGGGCTTCATGGAGATGGATGGGCGGGGGGAGTTGGTGGAGTCACTCAAGAGATTCTGTGCTTCAACGaggcttccccccacccctctgctGCTATTCCCCGAGGAAGAGGCCACCAATGGCCGGGAGGGGCTCCTGCGCTTCAG TTCCTGGCCATTTTCTATCCAGGATGTGGTACAGCCTCTTACCCTGCGAGTCCAGAGACCCCTAGTTTCTGTG ACGGTGTCAGATGCCTCCTGGGTCTCAGAACTGCTGTGGTCACTTTTCGTCCCTTTCACGGTGTATCAAGTAAG gTGGCTTCGTCCTGTTCATCgacagctgggggaggggagtgaggagtTCTCCCTCCGTGTACAACAG CTGGTGGCCAAAGAGTTGGGCCAGACAGGGACACAACTCACTCCAGCAGACAAAGCAGAGCACATGAAGCGACAGAGACACCCCAGATTGCGTCCCCAGTCAG CCcagtctttccctccctcccctggaccTTCTCCTGATGTGCAGTTGGCAACTCTGGCTCAGAGAGTGAAGGAGGTTTTACCCCATGTGCCACTGGGTGTCATCCAGAGAGACCTGG CCAGGACTGGCTGTGTAGACTTGACTATCACTAATCTGCTTGAGGGAGCTGTAACTTTCATGCCTGAAGACATCTCTGAGAGGACCCAGGCCCTTCCCACAGCCTCCACGCCCAAG TTCCCCAGCTCTGGCCCGGCGACCCCTCAGCCCACAGCCCTAACATTTGCCAAGTCCTCCTGGGCCCGGCAGGAGAATCTGCAGGAGCGCAAGCAGGCGCTGTATGAATACGCAAGAAG GAGATTCACAGAGAGGCAGGCCCAGGAGGCTGACTGA
- the AUP1 gene encoding lipid droplet-regulating VLDL assembly factor AUP1 isoform X2, which yields MEPPPSPGPERLFDSHRLPGDGFLLLALLLYAPVGFCLLVLRVFLGIHVFLVSCALPDSVLRRFVVRTMCAVLGLVARQEDSGLRDHRVRVLISNHVTPFDHNIVNLLTSCSTPLLNSPPSFVCWSRGFMEMDGRGELVESLKRFCASTRLPPTPLLLFPEEEATNGREGLLRFSSWPFSIQDVVQPLTLRVQRPLVSVTVSDASWVSELLWSLFVPFTVYQVRWLRPVHRQLGEGSEEFSLRVQQLVAKELGQTGTQLTPADKAEHMKRQRHPRLRPQSAQSFPPSPGPSPDVQLATLAQRVKEVLPHVPLGVIQRDLGMRKGRLTTGCVDLTITNLLEGAVTFMPEDISERTQALPTASTPKTLAQCLSCKVGIRCVFNDDDFASPLTL from the exons ATGGAGCCTCCCCCGTCGCCGGGGCCGGAGCGGCTCTTTGATTCGCACCG GCTCCCGGGTGACGGCTTCCTGCTTCTCGCGCTGCTGCTCTACGCTCCAGTCGGGTTCTGCCTTCTCGTCCTGCGCGTCTTTCTTGGGATCCACGTCTTCCTGGTCAGCTGCGCGCTACCAGACAGCGTCCTTCGCAG GTTCGTGGTGCGGACCATGTGTGCAGTGCTGGGGCTCGTGGCCCGGCAGGAGGACTCCGGACTCCGAGATCACCGCGTCAGGGTCCTCATTTCCAACCACGTGACACCTTTCGACCACAACATAGTGAACTTGCTCACCAGCTGTAGCACC CCTCTACTCAATAGTCCCCCCAGCTTTGTGTGCTGGTCTCGGGGCTTCATGGAGATGGATGGGCGGGGGGAGTTGGTGGAGTCACTCAAGAGATTCTGTGCTTCAACGaggcttccccccacccctctgctGCTATTCCCCGAGGAAGAGGCCACCAATGGCCGGGAGGGGCTCCTGCGCTTCAG TTCCTGGCCATTTTCTATCCAGGATGTGGTACAGCCTCTTACCCTGCGAGTCCAGAGACCCCTAGTTTCTGTG ACGGTGTCAGATGCCTCCTGGGTCTCAGAACTGCTGTGGTCACTTTTCGTCCCTTTCACGGTGTATCAAGTAAG gTGGCTTCGTCCTGTTCATCgacagctgggggaggggagtgaggagtTCTCCCTCCGTGTACAACAG CTGGTGGCCAAAGAGTTGGGCCAGACAGGGACACAACTCACTCCAGCAGACAAAGCAGAGCACATGAAGCGACAGAGACACCCCAGATTGCGTCCCCAGTCAG CCcagtctttccctccctcccctggaccTTCTCCTGATGTGCAGTTGGCAACTCTGGCTCAGAGAGTGAAGGAGGTTTTACCCCATGTGCCACTGGGTGTCATCCAGAGAGACCTGGGTATGAGAAAGGGTAGACTCAC GACTGGCTGTGTAGACTTGACTATCACTAATCTGCTTGAGGGAGCTGTAACTTTCATGCCTGAAGACATCTCTGAGAGGACCCAGGCCCTTCCCACAGCCTCCACGCCCAAG ACCCTAGCACAGTGCCTCTCTTGCAAAGTAGGCATTCGATGCGTGTTTAATGATGATGACTTCGCAAGCCCTCTGACATTGTGA
- the AUP1 gene encoding lipid droplet-regulating VLDL assembly factor AUP1 isoform X4 — MEPPPSPGPERLFDSHRLPGDGFLLLALLLYAPVGFCLLVLRVFLGIHVFLVSCALPDSVLRRFVVRTMCAVLGLVARQEDSGLRDHRVRVLISNHVTPFDHNIVNLLTSCSTPLLNSPPSFVCWSRGFMEMDGRGELVESLKRFCASTRLPPTPLLLFPEEEATNGREGLLRFSSWPFSIQDVVQPLTLRVQRPLVSVTVSDASWVSELLWSLFVPFTVYQVRWLRPVHRQLGEGSEEFSLRVQQLVAKELGQTGTQLTPADKAEHMKRQRHPRLRPQSAQSFPPSPGPSPDVQLATLAQRVKEVLPHVPLGVIQRDLGMRKGRLTTGCVDLTITNLLEGAVTFMPEDISERTQALPTASTPKAFDACLMMMTSQAL, encoded by the exons ATGGAGCCTCCCCCGTCGCCGGGGCCGGAGCGGCTCTTTGATTCGCACCG GCTCCCGGGTGACGGCTTCCTGCTTCTCGCGCTGCTGCTCTACGCTCCAGTCGGGTTCTGCCTTCTCGTCCTGCGCGTCTTTCTTGGGATCCACGTCTTCCTGGTCAGCTGCGCGCTACCAGACAGCGTCCTTCGCAG GTTCGTGGTGCGGACCATGTGTGCAGTGCTGGGGCTCGTGGCCCGGCAGGAGGACTCCGGACTCCGAGATCACCGCGTCAGGGTCCTCATTTCCAACCACGTGACACCTTTCGACCACAACATAGTGAACTTGCTCACCAGCTGTAGCACC CCTCTACTCAATAGTCCCCCCAGCTTTGTGTGCTGGTCTCGGGGCTTCATGGAGATGGATGGGCGGGGGGAGTTGGTGGAGTCACTCAAGAGATTCTGTGCTTCAACGaggcttccccccacccctctgctGCTATTCCCCGAGGAAGAGGCCACCAATGGCCGGGAGGGGCTCCTGCGCTTCAG TTCCTGGCCATTTTCTATCCAGGATGTGGTACAGCCTCTTACCCTGCGAGTCCAGAGACCCCTAGTTTCTGTG ACGGTGTCAGATGCCTCCTGGGTCTCAGAACTGCTGTGGTCACTTTTCGTCCCTTTCACGGTGTATCAAGTAAG gTGGCTTCGTCCTGTTCATCgacagctgggggaggggagtgaggagtTCTCCCTCCGTGTACAACAG CTGGTGGCCAAAGAGTTGGGCCAGACAGGGACACAACTCACTCCAGCAGACAAAGCAGAGCACATGAAGCGACAGAGACACCCCAGATTGCGTCCCCAGTCAG CCcagtctttccctccctcccctggaccTTCTCCTGATGTGCAGTTGGCAACTCTGGCTCAGAGAGTGAAGGAGGTTTTACCCCATGTGCCACTGGGTGTCATCCAGAGAGACCTGGGTATGAGAAAGGGTAGACTCAC GACTGGCTGTGTAGACTTGACTATCACTAATCTGCTTGAGGGAGCTGTAACTTTCATGCCTGAAGACATCTCTGAGAGGACCCAGGCCCTTCCCACAGCCTCCACGCCCAAG GCATTCGATGCGTGTTTAATGATGATGACTTCGCAAGCCCTCTGA